A section of the Engraulis encrasicolus isolate BLACKSEA-1 chromosome 8, IST_EnEncr_1.0, whole genome shotgun sequence genome encodes:
- the LOC134453605 gene encoding uncharacterized protein K02A2.6-like, protein MDAPAPGDVCQLRSFLGMLNYYGRFIPDLSTVLKPLNELLNKEKKWQWTSACVAAFQKAKALLVSQEVLTHYNPELPLRLACFASYGVGAVLSHIMPDGEEKPIAYASRTLSKAEQNYAQIKREALSIGVQKFHQYLYGNTFSLLTDHPPLTTIVSPVKSTPSMAAARMQCWALLLSAHTYKIEYRKGALHANADGLSRLPLPHAPSEKQGAVEVFYTSQLDTLPVSNAEIKRHTMSDSTLSRVMEMVTTGRFPTAKDAGDELSPYLQRRHELTVQQGCLMWGLRVVVPPKLRPWVLSELHSALPGVVRMKSLARSYVWWPGIDSQIEDQAKSCQSCPRVQKDPGPAPLHPWIWPSSPWERIYVDFAGPFQGHMYLVVVDAHSKWPEVHIMDSTTSSKTIQVLRGLFSRYGIPLSLVSDNGPQFCSEDFSMFLKANGVKHIRSAPYHPSSNGLAERFVQTFKHALKSPKGTKPVQQCLDTFILTYRNTPHATTKESPAMLFIGRKLRSRLDFLKPSVAGAVHQSQQAQQQRCQLHSKQRQFAVGEPVLVLDYRRGEDKWMPAVVIEKTGPVSYKVNVGTQGVCKRHVDQMLARPESDPPESVIFPVTPSQTTTPGTTPDTNTPQQKEDTDTVTHTPHASPKTPKTPSQSIEMTNAEHSETTGTVRRYPVRITHPPVRYGHE, encoded by the coding sequence ATGGACGCCCCAGCACCAGGCGATGTGTGTCAACTGCGGTCTTTCCTAGGAATGTTAAACTACTATGGACGCTTCATCCCTGACCTTTCCACCGTGCTTAAGCCACTGAATGAACTGCTGAACAAAGAAAAGAAGTGGCAGTGGACGTCAGCATGTGTAGCAGCGTTCCAGAAAGCCAAAGCACTCCTAGTGTCACAAGAGGTGCTCACACACTACAACCCTGAGCTGCCTCTCCGCCTTGCCTGCTTCGCTTCCTATGGGGTCGGAGCTGTTCTGTCTCACATCATGCCGGATGGCGAAGAAAAACCCATCGCTTATGCATCCAGAACACTCAGCAAAGCAGAACAGAACTATGCACAGATCAAGAGGGAGGCGTTATCGATTGGAGTACAAAAGTTCCACCAGTATCTGTATGGTAATACATTTTCTCTACTCACTGACCATCCCCCGCTTACAACCATCGTTAGTCCAGTCAAAAGTACACCATCCATGGCTGCAGCTCGCATGCAATGCTGGGCACTCCTGCTCTCTGCTCACACGTACAAAATTGAGTACAGGAAAGGGGCCCTACATGCCAACGCTGATGGACTGTCGAGGTTACCGCTCCCTCATGCCCCCAGTGAGAAACAAGGTGCAGTGGAGGTGTTCTACACTTCACAGTTGGACACACTACCAGTCAGTAACGCCGAGATCAAGCGTCACACCATGTCTGACTCCACCCTGTCCCGTGTCATGGAGATGGTCACAACTGGCCGTTTTCCCACTGCAAAGGACGCTGGAGACGAACTGTCACCCTACCTCCAGCGCCGCCATGAGCTCACTGTGCAGCAAGGATGCCTCATGTGGGGTCTGAGAGTGGTTGTGCCACCCAAACTGCGCCCCTGGGTACTGTCAGAGCTACACTCAGCACTCCCAGGTGTAGTGAGGATGAAGAGCTTAGCTCGCAGCTACGTGTGGTGGCCCGGCATTGACTCCCAGATCGAAGACCAAGCAAAGTCATGCCAATCATGCCCACGAGTACAGAAAGACCCTGGCCCAGCACCTTTACACCCGTGGATATGGCCATCTAGTCCCTGGGAACGCATATATGTGGACTTTGCTGGCCCATTTCAAGGGCACATGTACCTGGTCGTAGTGGACGCCCACTCCAAATGGCCTGAGGTACACATCATGGACAGCACCACATCTAGTAAGACCATCCAAGTGCTTAGAGGACTTTTTAGTCGCTATGGCATTCCACTCAGCCTGGTAAGCGATAACGGCCCTCAGTTCTGCTCTGAAGACTTCAGCATGTTCCTGAAAGCCAATGGAGTCAAGCACATTCGCTCAGCACCGTACCACCCTTCTTCCAATGGCTTGGCAGAGCGCTTTGTGCAAACCTTCAAGCATGCTCTGAAATCTCCCAAGGGAACTAAGCCAGTGCAACAGTGCCTAGATACATTCATCCTCACCTACCGCAACACCCCTCATGCAACAACCAAGGAGAGCCCTGCAATGCTCTTCATCGGACGCAAGCTGCGTTCACGACTGGATTTCCTGAAACCCAGTGTGGCTGGAGCAGTGCACCAGTCACAGCAGGCTCAACAACAGCGATGCCAGCTACACTCAAAACAGAGACAGTTTGCAGTTGGTGAGCCAGTGCTTGTGCTTGattacaggagaggggaggataagtGGATGCCTGCTGTGGTGATCGAGAAGACCGGACCAGTGTCCTACAAGGTAAATGTGGGAACACAAGGGGTCTGCAAGCGTCATGTGGACCAGATGCTGGCTCGGCCCGAGTCAGATCCACCAGAGTCTGTGATTTTTCCAGTTACACCATCACAGACAACCACACCTGGTACCACACCTGACACAAATACACCTCAACAGAAGGAGGATACtgatacagttacacacacaccacatgcatcacCCAAAACACCCAAGACAC